A section of the Sebastes fasciatus isolate fSebFas1 chromosome 21, fSebFas1.pri, whole genome shotgun sequence genome encodes:
- the LOC141759696 gene encoding transmembrane protein 236, with amino-acid sequence MLVEADNALVRGLTSPRRDRGRLTATTAPVSLPSFSFYELHSMGSGRTLKFALCEVLQFAGLCVPLFIVMQRFAVIVALVKTSAQPPGDGSTAYWLIVASSIAYVTSTALLVWVPMKYMVFVKKKFLIGRKKWRPVALVYVILSTLPCFAFLIASSEVQINNNMKHDTFTELPVSLVLFSLICIDIVERIRYCRLTGQANDVERDADIPSTVLTHVEQVTPVTPISPAVPGPAVPGQAGPTPIQPGGSQHNDRNQNQNGPGARPETNGTVPGIPGNPGRPFSISGLSSRSASNTAYHLSPYAYTGPLRFLCASDARADVFVDSFIFWMDTVEMVRVAGHPLVYYSGWVFPIYIFSYLSCLRVVVMPHSPLLSSLGVAVQDFPFFFVRVGLIAFFGFVTPILYLMKNLLVCLAFVYFNFMTRLRVFNTERMFF; translated from the exons ATGCTAGTGGAGGCAGACAATGCACTGGTCCGAGGCCTGACCAGCCCTCGGAGGGACAGGGGTCGCCTCACTGCGACAACAGCCCCCGTCTCCCtcccttctttttctttttatgagcTCCACAGCATGGGCTCGGGGAGGACGCTGAAGTTCGCCCTGTGCGAGGTGCTGCAGTTTGCGGGCCTGTGCGTGCCGCTCTTCATCGTCATGCAGAGGTTCGCCGTCATCGTAGCATTGGTCAAAACATCGGCGCAGCCCCCCGGAGACGGCAGCACGGCCTACTGGTTGATCGTGGCCTCCTCCATTGCCTACGTCACCTCCACCGCCCTGCTGGTCTGGGTACCCATGAAGTATATGGTCTTCGTGAAGAAGAAATTTCTCATTGGGAGGAAGAAGTG GAGGCCTGTGGCCCTCGTATATGTGATCCTGTCCACATTACCCTGCTTTGCCTTTCTCATCGCCAGCTCTGAG GTTCAGATAAataacaacatgaaacatgatacGTTCACGGAGCTCCCTGTATCACTAgtcctcttctctctcatctGTATTGACATTGTGGAGAGGATACGCTACTGCAGACTGACCGGCCAGG CTAATGACGTGGAGAGAGATGCTGACATCCCCTCCACTGTCCTCACACATGTGGAACaggtaacaccagtaacacctaTCAGTCCAGCTGTGCCGGGGCCAGCTGTGCCCGGGCAAGCTGGACCAACTCCCATACAACCGGGAGGAAGCCAGCATAATGAcaggaaccagaaccagaacggACCAGGGGCTCGACCAGAGACCAACGGGACAGTCCCGGGGATACCGGGTAATCCTGGGAGACCGTTTAGCATCTCTGGGTTGAGCTCACGATCAGCGAGCAACACAGCGTACCACTTATCTCCGTACGCCTACACGGGTCCACTGAGGTTCCTGTGTGCCAGTGACGCACGAGCTGACGTGTTTGTGGACAGCTTTATATTCTGGATGGACACAGTGGAGATGGTGAGGGTGGCAGGACATCCCCTTGTCTATTACTCAGGCTGGGTGTTCCCCATCTACATCTTCAGCTACCTGTCGTGCCTGCGTGTGGTGGTCATGCCCCACAGCCCCCTGCTTTCCTCGCTAGGAGTGGCCGTGCAAGACTTCCCCTTCTTCTTTGTGCGTGTCGGCCTCATTGCTTTCTTCGGCTTCGTCACACCGATCCTCTATCTGATGAAGAACCTGCTGGTCTGCCTGGCCTTCGTCTATTTCAACTTCATGACCAGGCTGAGGGTCTTCAACACAGAGAGGATGTTCTTTTGA